Proteins from one Chanodichthys erythropterus isolate Z2021 chromosome 15, ASM2448905v1, whole genome shotgun sequence genomic window:
- the LOC137001983 gene encoding uncharacterized protein has protein sequence MNSRMAIRVIVFLTLTGLCVADSKVNLALGATAVQSSTYDHLTAAQNAVDGNRNSDYHHGSCSHTKGDSNPWWRVDLLNVYKITRVSITNRRDCCAERINGAQIRIGNSLQNNGNNNQLAATVVSIPLGETKTFEFNPIKGRYVNIFIPERNEYLTLCEVEVFADIVTEKDKPLYICVPRNLAFGGTAVQSSTYDHLTAAKNAVDGNRNSIYTSGSCSHTKADWDPWWRADLLDVYRITRVSITNRGDCCAERINGAQIRIGNSLENNGNNNQLAATVGPISLGETRTFKFHPIKGRYVNIFVPGRTEYLTLCEVEVFSD, from the exons ATGAATTCCAG GATGGCCATCCGAGTGATTGTGTTTCTAACACTTACTGGACTGTGCGTCGCTGATTCCAAAG TGAATCTTGCTCTTGGAGCCACAGCTGTCCAGTCTTCCACATACGATCATTTAACAGCTGCTCAAAATGCTGTCGATGGCAACAGAAATTCAGATTACCATCATGGGTCATGCAGTCATACTAAGGGGGACAGTAACCCCTGGTGGAGAGTTGACTTGCTGAATGTCTACAAGATAACCAGAGTTAGCATCACTAATCGTAGAGATTGTTGTGCAGAGAGAATAAATGGTGCTCAGATCCGTATCGGCAACAGCCTGCAAAATAATGGCAACAATAATCAGCT GGCTGCGACTGTTGTGTCCATCCCACTTGGAGAGACAAAAACATTTGAGTTTAATCCTATTAAGGGACGATATGTCAACATTTTCATACCTGAGCGCAATGAATATCTCACACTGTGTGAAGTCGAGGTATTTGCAG ACATTGTGACAGAAAAGGATAAACCATTGTACATTTGTGTTCCAA GAAATCTTGCTTTTGGAGGAACAGCTGTCCAGTCTTCCACATATGATCATTTAACAGCTGCTAAAAATGCTGTCGATGGCAACAGGAATTCAATTTACACTAGTGGGTCATGCAGTCATACTAAAGCAGACTGGGACCCCTGGTGGAGAGCTGACTTGCTGGATGTCTACAGGATAACCAGGGTTAGCATCACTAATCGTGGAGATTGTTGTGCAGAGAGAATAAATGGTGCTCAGATCCGTATCGGCAACAGCCTGGAAAATAATGGCAACAATAATCAGCT GGCTGCAACTGTTGGGCCCATCTCACTTGGAGAGACACGAACATTTAAGTTTCATCCTATTAAGGGGCGatatgtcaacatttttgtaCCTGGGCGCACTGAATATCTCACACTGTGTGAGGTTGAGGTGTTTTCAG ATTAA